The Flavobacteriales bacterium genome contains the following window.
CACAATTTGTCTGTAACTTCAACGGCACTCATTTCTGGTTGTAAATCGTAGGTTGCAACCTTTGGTGAATTGACCAAAATACGCTCCTCTCCTTCGAACTCTTGTTCTCTTCCTCCACTAAAGAAAAAGGTAACATGAGGATATTTTTCTGTTTCAGCAATTCTAATTTGCTTCAAACCATTTTTTGCAACAACCTCTCCTAATGTATTAACAATCGCTTCCTTATCAAAAACAACCTGAATACCCTTATAATTCTTGTTATAATTGGTCATGGTGACATAGTGCAATGGCAATGTTTCCATTCCATTAATATTCTCCTGTGTAAGCACTTCCGTGATTTCTCTACAGCGATCAGTTCTAAAGTTAAAACAGATGACTACATCATCTTTCTGAATAGTTGCCAATGGTTTACCATCTTCACCTAGAACAACATGAGGCTCTATAAATTCATCTGTAATACCTTCTTTATAGCTTTGTTCCAAGGCTTCGTTTACATTCAAAACTTCTGTTCCTTCTCCATCGAGCAATAAGTTATAGGCTAATTTAATTCGCTCCCATCTTTTATCTCTATCCATCGCATAATAACGCCCTATTACCGATGCTATTTTTGTTTTTTTATTGGCAATATAAGTTTCTAACTCTTTCAAATATCCAATACCAGAATCTGGGGCACAATCTCTCCCATCTGTAAATGCATGGATAAACGCTTGATTTTCTCCTATCCCTTGACGTTCCAACAAATCACACAATGCATATAAATGCTCTTGAGAGGAATGTACTCCACCTCTAGAAACCAATCCCATCAAATGGACTTTTTTATTATTTTCCTTTGCATAAGTTATCGCATCTAGCAAGGTATTATTGGCAAAAAAAGTTTCATCTTGAATCGCATTATTAATCTTAGACAAATCCTGATAAACAATCCTCCCCGCACCAATATTTAAGTGGCCAACTTCAGAATTACCCATCTGCCCTGTAGGTAAACCAACATGTTCACCAAAAGTGAGCAAGGTATTATTCGGGTATTTTTTATGTAAACTATCAACAAAAGGGGTCTCTGCTAAAAAAACACCATCTGTTTGATCATGTTTACCTATTCCCCAACCATCTAAAATAATTAACACTACTTTTTTCTGTACCATTTTCCTAATTGTGTATTTCATTTCAAAAATACGCAATTAATAACAAACAATAAAACAACACCTATCAACTTCATTCATACAGAAACTAGCCAACAACATCTTAACTATGACAAAAACAATAGCCATTAAAGACCTTACTTTTCAATATTCTAAATCAAAAAAAATACTAAATAATTTATCCATTAACGTACCCCAAGGTTCCATTTATGGTTTCTTAGGCAAAAACGGAGCGGGGAAATCTACAACAATGGGTATCATTACAGGACTAATCCCTATTACAGAAACTGATAAAGTAAAAATATTTAATCAACCTATTGACGAACTTTACCCTCATGCTTTTTCAAGAATAGGGTCTCTTATTGAATTTCCCTCTTTTTACCCTCACTTAAGTGGTTTTGATAACCTTAAGTATCTCGCCAAAATAAGGAAAAGTAAAACGAACATTGCCGAAATCCTATCTTTAATTGGATTAGAAAATGAGGCTAATAAAGCTGTAAAAAACTATTCAATGGGAATGAAACAGCGTTTAGCTATTGGAGGGGCATTATTGGGCGATCCAGAATTATTACTATTAGATGAACCTGTAAATGGACTTGACCCTTCTGGGATTATTGAAATAAGAAACCTCTTGATTAAGCTTAATCAAGAAAAAGGCATTACCATTTTTATTTCTAGTCACTTACTTGCTGAAATTGAGAAAATGTGTACACATGTTGGTATACTTAAAGAAGGATCACTTGTTTTTGAGGGCACAATGAAAAAGTTAATAGAAAGCAATTCACAAAAGAAGATAGAACTCTCGCTACAAAATTCCAAAAAATGGATTTCGGTGATTCAAGATAACTATGGAATAACAGCTGAATACCTAGACGAAAATTCAATTGTTATTAAAATTGACAACTCACTGTCTACTTCTGAATTTGTAAAAAAACTGATTAATGAAGGAGTCGAAATTGAGCAATTCAAAGTACAAGAAGATTTAGAAAACCTATTCATTGAAATTACCAACAATAAATAACAAAAACGCATGAACAAATTTATAACTGACCTAATAACCATATACCAAGCAGAGCACCTTAAAAAGAAGAAGAAAGGAATATATTGGACAAGCTTTATTGTTGGAATTCTATTTCCTAGTATTGGTTTTTATTTATCGATGAAAGATGGTTATGATAACCACATTACACAACTTCCCTATAATTTTTATGAAGATTTTATTGCTCAAAAAATCATTGGTTTTGCAAATTTTTTCTTCCCGCTAATAATTATAATTTCAGCAGGCCGTATAACTCAATTAGACCATAAAAAAGGAGGGTGGAAACTCATGGAAACAAGCCCAATAAAGAAAGCATCTATCTTCTTTGGAAAGTTTTCGGTACTACTTACAAATAATCTAATTGCCATTTTAGGCTTTATGTTAAGCTCCATGCTATTTTCCTTTATTTTAATCACTAAAGGAGGAACACCAACCGAAGCCTCTACAGTTATTCCTATAGGATTTTTTATTCAATTAACGCTAAGGTTATTGATTGGGTCATTACTTATATCTTCTATTCAATATGTTTTATCTGTTCGTTTTAAAGGAATGACATGGCCGTTATTAATTGGTTTTATTGGATTAATTGGAACCTTATTCTTAAGAGCTGTTTATTTGAAAAAAATGCCCTGGAACCCTTTTCGAATGTTAGAAGTTGTAGGGTTTAATATACATGGTAGTGACCTTGGAAACCTATTACTTTACACTGAATGGTTGAGTCTTATCGTATCCATTCCTGTTTTAGTATTAGGATTATCATTTTACCAATACCAATCATTTTATTTTGCTTTAATAAAGGACAAAAAAAGAGGAGCAGCAATACTACTAACCTCAACAGCTGCTTTAATTGCTGCTTGGACAATCATTACTCCTAAACAAATGGAAAGCTATAATAAAACGGTACTAGCTGGTGTAATCAATAGCGACACTCCTATTGATAATATTTACTTAATTAATGCTGTTACCAAAGATACCATTACAAAAGCAGTTGTAGAAAACAACCATTTTCACACCACAATAGACAACCAACTTGTTACCAACTATTATCAATTATATGCTGACAATAAATTTGAAAACAAGATCTTTTTAGGAGCTAAAGATAGCCTCTATATTGAAGTAGATTATTTTAATCAAAAGAACGCTATAACAATTGGTGGTACAAGATTAGCAGAAAACAACATCATTAAAAAATCTGAAAATCAAAGATGGTTTATTAAACATTACTTAAACAATGATAAAGAATTGAGCAATGTACCGTTTTTTGAGAAAATGTTATTCAATGAATTAAAAGATAGAAAACACTCAGAAACTCAAGGAAAAACAATTGACAACTATATTCCTAGAGAAGATTTTAAAAATAGGCACCATAAATTACTTACGATACAATATTTAAATTATTGGGAGACCTTCAAACAAAAAAGAAAAGCACTTTATCCTGATCAAGAAACGCTTGACAATGAAAAAATTACCATGTTAAAAAAAGAAATTTCTCTTGAAGATGAGACATTGCTTGGCAGTAGTTCGTACATCACCTATATCAATCAAGAGTTGACGAAACAAACAGCTATTGATGAACTAGAGCCCAACCTAGTTATTCTAGAAGCCTATAAAAATATTTCTGATGAATCTTTTAAAAACAAAGTATCCTATATACAATTAAAAAAAGCATTAAAAGAGGCCAACAAATCAAGTGAACGATATAAGATTACAAGCAATTATTTGTCTTTAATCAACAACGCTTCTCTTAAAAAGGAAATAGAAGCCTACAGCAAACAATTAAACTTGCTAGACCATGGAAATCTAGCCCCTAATTTTAGCGCCATCAACGCTCAGGGTGAAGCGTTTTCATTAGAAGCATTTAAAGGTCAATATTTAATTATTGATGTCTGGGCTACTTGGTGTGGACCTTGTAAACGAGAATCTCCTTTCTTTGAAAAATATGCACTACAATTTAAAGATCAAAACATTACATTTTTATCGTTAAGTGTTGATCAAGATGATATTAAGTGGAAAGCTTCAATATTAGATAAGAAATCAATTACACAACAACTCATTGTTATCAACAAAAACCTATTTAGCAAACACTACAACATTGAAGCAATACCTAGATTTATTTTTATTGATCCAGAAGGGAAGTTAATTAATGCAGAGATGCCACTCCCATCCCAAAATGCATTTGAAATCTTTATACAAAATGAACTGGATAAAGCATCCAGTTCTAATGCGCAACAAACTACAGTTCAATCTCTATGATTGTTCCCTGTGGTTTGTTGTCTAAAGCTTTAATTTTGCCTTTGTGAAGTTTGATAATTCTGGCTACTAAATACAAACCAATCCCAGTTCCTTTCGTCTTTCGTGTTTCTTCATTTCCAGAACGATAAAACAATTTAAAAATGTTAAGCTTTTCACTATCCTCAATCCCTTTTCCCTCGTCTTGAATTTGAATCACAATACGATTTCCTTTTCTCCTAGCAGACCAAACAATAGGACTATTTTTCTCTGAATATTTTACTGCATTAGACTGTAAATTTTGAATAACTGAGGAAAAATAAAATTCATCAACGTGCATGGTTAAAGCAGGATCTATTGCTACAGTAATTGGATTTTCTCCAACCATATTATAAATAATTTGCTCAATAAAAACTTTAACATTGATTTTAGACAAACGAATTTTTAATGTTGATTCTTCTATTTTAGACACTAACAAAATATCTTCAACCAACTGCTGCAATCGGTTTTGGTCGGCATAAACTTTCTTTAGAATATCTTTCTCTTTCTCCCTTGGCAAGTCTCTATTAATCAATGTCTCAACAAATAGTTTAGTCGATGCTATAGGTGTTTTTAGTTCATGAGTAACAGACAAACTAAAGTTTTTCTTCTCATGCACTAACGCTAACTCTTTGAGAATAGAACGTCTTATAAAATAAACTCCAGCAAACAATAAAGTAATAAATACAGCAGCCTCTCCTGCAATCATCATTGTTTTGCTGTGTATTACATTTTCATCATCATTCACCAGCTTATTCAACTGTATAATATGATAAGCCCACCACATTAGCTGCAAAAAAACATACCCAAATAATATGAATAAAATAACTAATGATTTATTTGTTTTTTTACTGATAACTGAAGTATTTTTTTTACAAAAATAATGATTTGTAATGGCTTTTTAAGAATTTTTATTGAATTGTCTTCTCCAATGCTATTTTAAGCCACCTTTTTCACAATAGGAATCCAAGAAAGGAATTAATTTACACTATTATAAAACCTCCTATTCCTTTAACTTTGTTAGTTATGACTAAACATTTACTTTTTATTTTAACGTTAGCACCTCTATTTATTTGGGGGCAAAAATTGAATGTATTATTTCTAGGAAACAGCTATACTGGTGTAAACAACTTACCTAGTTTAACGGCTCAACTAGCGACATCTTTGGGAGACACTATTAACTATGACTCCAATACACCAGGTGGCCAAACTTTACAAGGGCATAGCACCAATTCCACCTCTCTTAATAAAATAGCTCAGGGAAATTGGGACTTTGTGGTGTTACAAGATCAATCTCAACGTCCCTCATTTCCTCCATCGCAAGTAGCAACAGAAGTTTATCCCTATGCTGCAACCTTAGTCGACTCCATTCGTTCTGCTAATGTTTGTACAACACCTCTTTTTTACATGACTTGGGGACGGGAAAATGGAGACCAACAAAACTGTCAATTTTATACTCCTATCTGTACTTATGATGGAATGCAACAACGTTTACGTGAAAGTTATTTAGAGATGACCTACAATAACCAAGCTTCTGTATCTCCTGTTGGAGTTGCATGGAAATATACAAGAGACCACTTCCCTAATATCGACTTATATACCTCAGATGGTAGCCACCCTAGTTTAGCAGGAAGTTATTTGGCTGCTTGTGTTTTTTATTCTTCAATGTTTCGTACTTCTCCTGAAGGAGCGACTTTTGAAGCGGGGTTACCAACAAGCACAGCTTCTACCCTTCAAAACATTGCAAAGCTAATAGTTATCGATAGTTTAGAAACCTGGAAAATAGGTTCTTATGATGCTCATGTCAGCAACATTACTCAAAGTAACGCGAATAATACCATTACGTTCTCAGCGACCGCTAACAATGCAGATAATTTCTATTGGGATTTTGGAAACGGAGCAACTGCTACCACTTCTACACCATCTACAATATACACCAATGATGGTAATTACACCGTTGTTCTGACCGTTGATAACGGCTGTACTACCGATACAACTTCTACCACAGTTACGATATCTTCTACTGCTATTTTTGAACAAAAAATCGACTTCAATTTAACGCAAGACAACGCTAATATTTTTTTAGAGTTCATTAATAACAGTACTAGAACGATTACTTTTTATGATTTAAACGGGAGGTTATTGAATCAAAAAATCATTCACAATAAAAATCATATATTTGATACAAAGAACTTCCCTAAAGTCTATTTGATGATCATTCGTGAGAAAGATACTGTTCAAACACTTAAATTATTTAAATGAAATACCTACTAACCATCCTATTACTTCCCTTGATAAGCTATCTATATAGTCAAGAAACCTATCATAAAGCTAAAATTTACTACAACACACCTAAGGATCTTGTGCTATTGGCTAATCAAGGGGTAGCAATAGACCACGTTATTCATAAAAAAGGAGTCTTTATTGAATCTGACTTTTCACAAAACGAAATCAACTTAGCCAAAGGTTTAGGCTTAGACGTTGAGCTTGTCATTGAAAATGTTTCTGAATTTTATAGTCACCAAAACAAATTAAAGAATTCAGAAAAAAATGAGAATTGTAATAATCCCATTAATTATCCTGTTCCTAGTAATTACAACAATGGATCGATGGGAGGTTTCCTAACTTACAGTGAGATGCTACAAGAATTAGACGATATGGCAAGCTTATACCCAAACTTAATCACTGTTAAACAAAGTATTTCTAATTTTTCTACAGAAGAAAACAGGCCAATCTATTGGGTTCGAATGTCAGACAATCCTAACAATGACGAAAACGAACCAGAAATGTTATATACGGCTATTCATCATGCTAGAGAGCCTGGTTCTCTACAACAAACTATTTTCTACATGTGGTATTTGTTAGAAAATTACAGTACAAATGAAGAAGTTCAAGCCATATTAAACAATACAGAATTGTATTTTATTCCTTGTATTAATCCTGATGGATACATTTACAATGAAATAACCAATCCTAATGGAGGTGGGCTTTGGCGTAAAAACAGGCGTGATAATGGAGATGGAAATTTTGGTGTTGATTTAAATAGAAACTACAGTTATCAATGGGGAGGAGCAGGAACAAGCACTGATACAGATAGTGATATCTATTTAGGACCTTCTGCCTTTTCAGAAGTAGAAACTCAAGCCATTAAATGGTTTTGTGAACAACACGATTTTAAAATGGCCTTAAACAGTCATACGTACGGTAATTTACTACTCTATCCTTTTGGATATGCCACCGGCCAAATCTCACCTGACGATGCCACTTTTGTAGCCATGTCTGAAGTGATGGTGGAACAAAATGGTTATACCAATCAAATCTCTGCTGCATTATACGCTGCCTCTGGTGATTCAGATGATTGGATGTATGCAGAAACCAGTACACACAACGAAATATTGGCAATGACTCCAGAAGTTGGCAATGGTTTTTGGCCATCCGAAAATTCTATTATATCCATTTGTCAAAACATGGTCTACCACAACCTTATGGCTGCTAATTTTATTACTAATTATGCAAAGTCCTATGATCAATCTCCTTTTTCAATTACTCAAAACACAGGATATTTTAATTATACCATTAAACGCTTAGGATTAGATGCTCCTGGAAACTTTACAGTAAGTATAACACCAATAACCAACAACATTGTTAGTGTTGGAAGCCCCAAAAGTCATAATGGAATGGCCTTATTACAAACTGATACAGACTCTATAGCTTATACATTAGCTGCCTCTATTCAAACTGGCGATGAAATTCGATATGTATTAACAACCAACAATGGACTTTATGATACCAAAGATACCATTACCAAATACTATGGAACATTACAACCTCTTTTAGTCGAAAATGGTGACAATACCTCAAATTGGTTAAATACTGGAGACTGGGGGATTAATAGCCAACATTACTACACTCCTTCGTCTTCTATAACCGATTCTCCCAATGGAAACTATGATAATAATTCCAATACTTCTATACGTTTAGCAGATGATTTCTCTTTAAGCAATGCTATTGTTGCTAATATTAGTTTTTATGCTCGATGGGAAATTGAAGAGGATTGGGATTATGTACAATTTGAAATTTCGACTGATGGAGGAAACACTTGGATTCCTCAATGTGGAAAATACACCAATAGTGGAAGTGATGATCAAGCTACAGGAGAGCCCTTGTATGATGGGATGCAAAATGCTTGGGTAAAAGAGGAGATTAACCTAAGTGAATACCTTGGACAAAACATCTCAGCTCGTTTTCAGTTAGTGACTGACCAGGCAGTAAAAGAAGATGGCTTTTATTTTGATGATTTTCAAATCAATGTCATTTATGGATCCAACATTGCTGAACATTCCAATCAAAGTGTTTACATCAGCCAAAATGTTCCTAACCCTAGTAATGGGACCACCTCTATTTACTATCAACTTGGAGAGAATTATGCTAATACTGCATTGATCCTATTCAATCAAGTTGGAAAACAAATTAGAAAATATCCAATTGCTAATAGCAAAGGACAAGTGACAATCAATACTAATGAACTAGCTGCTGGAGTTTACTTTTATCACCTAACCAATAATGGAACTTCTTCTGAGACTTACAAAATGATGGTAGTGAAGTAGTTTTAACGTTGCTTCCTTTTTTAATTTAAATAGACTAATAGTCTTGACTTATTGCGACTAAAAGTTATGCAAAAAAGGAGACGAGATTTAGCAATAGAATTCCTAAAAACAAAAAGTTTTCTTCCAAGAAAGAAAACAATATTCCATATACCTTTTAAAATAAATTGTGGGTTAAGACAATCAATTCACAAACAACACTTTTGTTGCTATTTTGTCGCTACCATCTTCTGTTACGATAAAAACGTAATAAACTCCTGTAGCTACACGTTCACCCGAAAGTGTTCTGCCATCCCATACAGCTTGCCCGCCTAGAGAAGTTGTTGAAGCAACCAAATTTCCACTAGCATCGGTAATTTTAACATCAGAATTATTTGTCAATCCTTTTATGGCAATTTTACCTTCGTATTCTGGTCTAACTGGGTTAGGATAAGCGTAGACATTGTTAAAACGATCATTCGGTTCAGTTGCTTCACCTTTATACCCCATTATTCCTTTATCAGTACCGACATAAACCTCACCTGTTTTCGGATGAATAGCCAAAGCATTGATTGTATTTGAAAAGATAGGACTGTTATCAGTAGTAAACGAATGAATCATTTCTGTTCCGTCTTCAGCAATTAAAAATAAACCACCACCTTCTGTTGCAAACCACTTTCTATTCGCTCCATCTATTACAATTTCATTAATGTCTTCTGTTCCCAAAAGAACTTCGAGAACACCGTCTTGTTCTATCAAGATTTCCTGTGCATCATAATTCCCTCCATCAAAAATATTTTTAGGGTTATAAATCACTACAGGTCCATTTTCTGTTCCTAACCAAATCGCTCCATTTTTATCTTCAACGATGGTATTAACAATATCGGATGGTAGCGCTCCAGTTCCCTCAGAAGTTGTTAAGCTTTGAAATTGGTCGTCTGTTTCATCTAAAGGAGTTTGATTGTAATCGTAAACCATTACGCCTCCTCCTTTTGCAGCCATCCAGATGTAACCATTGGTTTTATCGATGTACAAATCGGTACATATTCCACCTTTCATAGCCGCTGAACAAACAAAAGATTTCCATTCTCCCTCTGGAGTATATAACGAAAGGGGTTCGTTTACAAATGCATTGGCCACCCAAAAATTGCCCTCTGTATCGAATGCAGATCCTGAAGCACATGTTTTGGTCAAATCGGTTAATCTTCTTTGTAGTGAAGAGTTATGCCAAGTATGACGTTTTACAAACGCTCCATTTCTAATTTCAACCACTCCTCCCTTAAAAGAACTTGCCATAATGTGTGTAGCGTCTTTCGGGTCAACGGCTATATGTACATAATCAAAAATAGAATCTGCCACCGATAATTCTACATCTGTTAAACCATTATACATCGTCCAAACATCAGAATCATAATGGTACACCCCGTTCATATTGAAGGTATTATTCCAAGCTGACCCCTCTGTTCTCCCCGAAGCAACCCACAAATCATCATCATTAGTTACCATATAAAACACATCATTCCCAAAAGGTCCTTGAAGCAAATAACGTTCAAAATTATAATTATTCGTTACTCGAACCATTCCATTATCTCGATCTGCTACCCAACAGACATTATCATTCCACAAACAGTTATTGGGCTTTATAAAACTGGTTTCTGCATAGGTATACAACAAATCTTGTTGTTGTAAGTTTTCATCTACCTCGATCACACCTCGTTGAGTTGACAACAACAAGTGATTATCCTTAGTCGAAAAACCAAAATAGTCGTTATTGGTCAACGAGGATACTTGTTGGAAACTTCCATTCTTAAAAGAATACAATGTATCGGTTAGGTACCCTGTATAATTAGCATTCAATAATAAACCATTAGCATAATTGGTTATTAAGCTATATGGTTCTTGGGCTATTCCTGGCTCTATAGACCAATTATTAGGATCAGATAAAAATTGAGACTGAATACTGGCTTTATACACTCCAGCATCAGTAGCAGCATATATGGTATCTGAAAAGATTGTTAAATCATTCACTTTTACTTGACTTCCTCCAGCTCCTATAATGTATGTATCTTTTACTTCTTGACGTTCGACATCCAAAACCACAATACCAAAACCACAAGTTAAATAAGATAACTTCCCGTCAGAATAAATATTATAAATCTGTTTATCGCCAATAATATTACTAGTTACAATACCCGAAATATTGATCACTTCTCCATTTTTAATCAAATCAATACTCCCAGATTCATAACCTATAATTAAGGTTTCTTCTTGCTTATTTAGCCCCATGACGCTAATAGAAAAATCTGAAAGCGCATTAATTTTTGTTACGCGTTCTAAACTATTATCTGTCTCATCTAGATAGTACACAGCATACGGAGTTGCAGCATAATATTTTTGATTTACATACGCTACGTTAATCACATTCCGATAAGGGAGGTAATCTCGCCAAGCTCCAAGTAGAAACCCTTGCCCCATCATCAAAGAACTTAAGAATAAAGCAACTATAACTAGTTTAATTTTCATGTAGCAAAAATAGAAATCCGTTTGGTAATATCAATTAAATAACTATTCTTTCTATTTTTTATTGCTATCAAGGTTTAAAAGAATATTGCTCAGTGTTCTTAAGAGCTAAATCTTTCGATGATCAAAACCAAATTTTGTATTGTCCTATTGGTAATAATCCTGTTTGATATCTGGTTACAATACTTTTACTCGAATGAGAATACCCTTCACTAAAAACATTTTTCCTGTTTGTCAAATTTTGAATATTCACCGCCCATTCTTGAGTAATTTTCTTGCCATTTTTCTTAAACCCTATTTTAAAATCTATTCTGAAATAGTCTGGATATCGCTCAGAAAACGCTTGATCATAATCGTAGACAGTTTGACCAATTTGTTGGCTCGCTTCCAAGTCTATTGGTACAAATCGTTGACCTCCATTTAAGGTACTTTTGATATCTATGAGCAATGATGAATTAGCTCCTTCTTCTTTCTTTGAATGGAAGAAAAACTCCTTTCCTATTAGACCATTAAAAGTATAGTTTCCATTAAAAACGGTATTGCGTTCTACTCCATCACTTCCCTTGTATTTCGACTCATATAAAGAAGTGGTTACCAAATAATAAAAACCTTTATTTAAGAACCGTTCTAAGGTAAACTCTACCCCATAATTATAACCTGTTCCCGTATTGACTAAAGAATCTGGAAACGACAAATCAAAATTGGCTCCATAATTTAAGATCGAATAATTATTCGTATTCACATCAACAGGAACATTAGCCAACAGCTGGTAGTAGGTTTCTGCTTTAAAACGGGTGTTTTTACCTAAGTTTCTATCATATCCCAATACAAAGTGTTGACTTTGAATCATCCCTAAATCTTTATTGGGAATGACCTTCTCACCATTATCTGTTTCTATTTCTTTAAAATACAATCGTGTTGTAGGTAATTGATTATGTAAACCATAAGCTGCACTTAATGTATTTTTCGAATTAATTTCCCATTTCAGACCAACTCTAGGCTCTACAGAAAACTGGTTGTTATAGGTAAATAATTGTGTATGCACCCCTGTATTAAAAGTCAATTTCTCATTCATTCGATATTGCCACTGCACAAAAGGTTGAATAAAATAGGTAGCTCCTTTAAAATCGGTTAAGGTTACCCAACGTTCAGGGATAATCTGATAGGTATTGGGTGCTAGAAGAACAGAATCCTTTTCAATATTGATACTATCCGAAAGGTTAAAAAAGCGTCGATAATTATACGAACCTATTTTAAACAAATGTTTTGCAGAATGTTTATGGTTAAAGATCAAATTTAAAGACTGCTTTCCTTCTGTAGATGTATTGCGATAATTCGGGTTATACAATTGCGTTATCGTATCCAAATAATTTCGAGCTATTTGATTATAGGTAGCATCAATTGAAAAGGTGGTTTTTAAATATGATTTTTCGTTGAAACGATAGGTGTTT
Protein-coding sequences here:
- a CDS encoding M14 family zinc carboxypeptidase; its protein translation is MKYLLTILLLPLISYLYSQETYHKAKIYYNTPKDLVLLANQGVAIDHVIHKKGVFIESDFSQNEINLAKGLGLDVELVIENVSEFYSHQNKLKNSEKNENCNNPINYPVPSNYNNGSMGGFLTYSEMLQELDDMASLYPNLITVKQSISNFSTEENRPIYWVRMSDNPNNDENEPEMLYTAIHHAREPGSLQQTIFYMWYLLENYSTNEEVQAILNNTELYFIPCINPDGYIYNEITNPNGGGLWRKNRRDNGDGNFGVDLNRNYSYQWGGAGTSTDTDSDIYLGPSAFSEVETQAIKWFCEQHDFKMALNSHTYGNLLLYPFGYATGQISPDDATFVAMSEVMVEQNGYTNQISAALYAASGDSDDWMYAETSTHNEILAMTPEVGNGFWPSENSIISICQNMVYHNLMAANFITNYAKSYDQSPFSITQNTGYFNYTIKRLGLDAPGNFTVSITPITNNIVSVGSPKSHNGMALLQTDTDSIAYTLAASIQTGDEIRYVLTTNNGLYDTKDTITKYYGTLQPLLVENGDNTSNWLNTGDWGINSQHYYTPSSSITDSPNGNYDNNSNTSIRLADDFSLSNAIVANISFYARWEIEEDWDYVQFEISTDGGNTWIPQCGKYTNSGSDDQATGEPLYDGMQNAWVKEEINLSEYLGQNISARFQLVTDQAVKEDGFYFDDFQINVIYGSNIAEHSNQSVYISQNVPNPSNGTTSIYYQLGENYANTALILFNQVGKQIRKYPIANSKGQVTINTNELAAGVYFYHLTNNGTSSETYKMMVVK
- a CDS encoding T9SS type A sorting domain-containing protein, coding for MKIKLVIVALFLSSLMMGQGFLLGAWRDYLPYRNVINVAYVNQKYYAATPYAVYYLDETDNSLERVTKINALSDFSISVMGLNKQEETLIIGYESGSIDLIKNGEVINISGIVTSNIIGDKQIYNIYSDGKLSYLTCGFGIVVLDVERQEVKDTYIIGAGGSQVKVNDLTIFSDTIYAATDAGVYKASIQSQFLSDPNNWSIEPGIAQEPYSLITNYANGLLLNANYTGYLTDTLYSFKNGSFQQVSSLTNNDYFGFSTKDNHLLLSTQRGVIEVDENLQQQDLLYTYAETSFIKPNNCLWNDNVCWVADRDNGMVRVTNNYNFERYLLQGPFGNDVFYMVTNDDDLWVASGRTEGSAWNNTFNMNGVYHYDSDVWTMYNGLTDVELSVADSIFDYVHIAVDPKDATHIMASSFKGGVVEIRNGAFVKRHTWHNSSLQRRLTDLTKTCASGSAFDTEGNFWVANAFVNEPLSLYTPEGEWKSFVCSAAMKGGICTDLYIDKTNGYIWMAAKGGGVMVYDYNQTPLDETDDQFQSLTTSEGTGALPSDIVNTIVEDKNGAIWLGTENGPVVIYNPKNIFDGGNYDAQEILIEQDGVLEVLLGTEDINEIVIDGANRKWFATEGGGLFLIAEDGTEMIHSFTTDNSPIFSNTINALAIHPKTGEVYVGTDKGIMGYKGEATEPNDRFNNVYAYPNPVRPEYEGKIAIKGLTNNSDVKITDASGNLVASTTSLGGQAVWDGRTLSGERVATGVYYVFIVTEDGSDKIATKVLFVN
- a CDS encoding TonB-dependent receptor; amino-acid sequence: MKGAFFILSWFVLGLGYAQEQNIRGVVLDKDSKSPLIGANVIVIDVDPIIGAATDFDGRYTIEKVPLGRHTLQISYIGYETKTLPNIEVTAGKEVILNVELQESILIDEVVVEAQQDKDKTVNRMASVSARTFSIDETMRYAGSLNDVARMAQNFAGVQGSDDSRNDIVIRGNSPTGVLYRLEDVDIPNPNHFALNGTTGGPVSILNNNVLDNSDFMTGAFPAEYGNAIAGVFDLKLRSGNNQQHEFLGQLGFNGVEMMAEGPISKKQYSSYIVDFRYSTLKLFQLMGLNFGTGTAVPDYSDGFFKLSFPNKKGKTEFWGLGGASAIAFLDSEQKDENLFQESGEDLLFTSKIGVTGLSNTYRFNEKSYLKTTFSIDATYNQIARNYLDTITQLYNPNYRNTSTEGKQSLNLIFNHKHSAKHLFKIGSYNYRRFFNLSDSINIEKDSVLLAPNTYQIIPERWVTLTDFKGATYFIQPFVQWQYRMNEKLTFNTGVHTQLFTYNNQFSVEPRVGLKWEINSKNTLSAAYGLHNQLPTTRLYFKEIETDNGEKVIPNKDLGMIQSQHFVLGYDRNLGKNTRFKAETYYQLLANVPVDVNTNNYSILNYGANFDLSFPDSLVNTGTGYNYGVEFTLERFLNKGFYYLVTTSLYESKYKGSDGVERNTVFNGNYTFNGLIGKEFFFHSKKEEGANSSLLIDIKSTLNGGQRFVPIDLEASQQIGQTVYDYDQAFSERYPDYFRIDFKIGFKKNGKKITQEWAVNIQNLTNRKNVFSEGYSHSSKSIVTRYQTGLLPIGQYKIWF